Proteins co-encoded in one uncultured Draconibacterium sp. genomic window:
- a CDS encoding DUF6565 domain-containing protein yields MKYSKYLIVCCLVWLVACTTPTSKEDYLDRFERFVERVENNHKKYGKKDWEWADEKFEKYNSEWYLQYRDDFTIEDQIKIKGLIIKYHALKNKESIGDLLRDLFKDDVNKIGDKIQKYIDEDLDEDLDRIIDGATEIGDSAVKVMEDAVKKLDESF; encoded by the coding sequence ATGAAGTATTCAAAATATTTGATAGTGTGTTGTTTGGTGTGGCTGGTTGCTTGTACAACTCCTACATCAAAAGAGGATTACCTCGACCGGTTTGAGCGCTTTGTAGAGCGTGTAGAGAATAACCATAAAAAATACGGAAAGAAAGACTGGGAGTGGGCAGATGAGAAATTTGAAAAGTACAATTCGGAGTGGTACCTCCAATACCGCGACGATTTTACGATTGAAGATCAGATAAAAATTAAAGGGCTGATCATTAAATATCATGCTTTAAAAAACAAAGAAAGTATTGGAGATTTACTGCGTGATCTTTTTAAGGATGACGTAAATAAAATCGGCGATAAGATTCAGAAATATATTGATGAAGATTTGGACGAGGATTTGGATAGGATAATTGATGGCGCTACCGAAATTGGCGATTCGGCCGTTAAAGTGATGGAGGATGCAGTAAAGAAACTGGATGAGTCATTTTAA
- a CDS encoding histidine kinase, giving the protein MKCLELHSKKKPTLVMRLPSYEPLSMLGRFVITSIIAVMVIHFISYVTSIPTEPHVKIPFIIYGVVILAFNTAAELQIILDNILERFLPVPKKIKLRLFLQVTVGILFLYFAHRAIMFFIEPKLTPQESRSGVIMGMITGLVFVQMVANSLTIARFTQKWLDTQEQIAEMKREKLRMDYNSLQDQLNPHFLFNNLSVLKSLIIYDPDVAVEFTENFTDVYRYVLQSKDKRLVKLGEELDFLKAYFALHKERLGDGINIECQLPNTCLDREIAPLTGQLLVENAIKHNITSRETPLDIKVFVEDDNLVVLNSLNRREASYSTKTGLKNLVKRYEILTEREIVVQYDEKCFEVKVPLL; this is encoded by the coding sequence ATGAAGTGTTTAGAATTACATAGCAAAAAGAAGCCAACCCTTGTAATGAGGTTACCCAGCTACGAACCTCTTAGTATGCTGGGGCGCTTTGTTATCACCAGCATTATTGCTGTTATGGTGATACATTTTATTTCATATGTAACGAGTATACCTACAGAACCACATGTTAAAATTCCGTTTATTATTTACGGGGTAGTAATTTTGGCTTTTAATACTGCTGCCGAGTTGCAAATTATCCTCGATAACATTCTGGAACGTTTTCTACCTGTGCCCAAAAAAATAAAATTGCGACTTTTTTTGCAGGTGACTGTGGGCATACTGTTCCTATACTTTGCCCACCGGGCTATAATGTTTTTTATCGAACCAAAACTAACGCCTCAGGAATCGCGATCGGGAGTAATTATGGGCATGATAACTGGTTTGGTATTTGTGCAAATGGTGGCCAATTCGCTTACAATTGCACGTTTTACTCAAAAATGGCTCGACACACAGGAGCAAATTGCTGAAATGAAACGCGAAAAGTTGCGCATGGATTATAATTCGTTGCAAGATCAGTTAAATCCACATTTTCTGTTTAACAACCTGAGTGTGTTAAAATCGCTCATTATTTACGATCCGGATGTGGCCGTGGAGTTTACCGAAAACTTTACCGATGTGTATCGGTATGTGCTGCAAAGCAAAGACAAAAGGCTGGTGAAGTTAGGCGAGGAACTTGATTTCTTGAAAGCATACTTTGCCCTGCACAAAGAACGGCTGGGCGATGGAATTAATATTGAATGCCAGTTGCCAAATACTTGTTTAGATAGGGAAATTGCACCGTTAACCGGTCAGTTGTTGGTTGAAAATGCCATTAAGCATAACATAACAAGCCGCGAAACACCTTTGGATATAAAAGTTTTTGTGGAGGATGATAATTTGGTGGTATTAAATAGTTTAAATAGAAGAGAAGCTTCCTATTCCACAAAAACAGGATTAAAAAACCTTGTGAAACGTTACGAGATATTAACAGAAAGAGAAATAGTTGTTCAGTACGACGAGAAATGTTTTGAAGTAAAAGTACCGTTATTGTGA
- a CDS encoding LytTR family DNA-binding domain-containing protein — translation MRVIIVEDELHNYRLLRGMVEKLRPNWQIVEWFESVKSTVAWLNSNPAPDLIFMDIQLTDGISFSIFDQANVTSMVIFTTAYDEYALRAFQVNSIDYLLKPIKEEKLRSSIEKFEHMVAASYEKSESAPDYKELLQAITSGEKKYRKRFLISGATSYFKLGVEDVAWFYTENRVTTAVTFQGKEHVIDLTIEKLEEQLDPDLFFRTNRSSIVHINAIRKFENHFGGKLILRLVPPFEEPITISRLKATEFKEWVGK, via the coding sequence GTGAGAGTTATTATTGTTGAAGATGAGTTACATAACTATCGTTTGCTACGTGGAATGGTTGAGAAACTACGTCCCAACTGGCAAATTGTTGAATGGTTTGAAAGTGTGAAGAGCACGGTAGCCTGGTTGAACAGTAATCCGGCACCCGACCTGATCTTTATGGATATTCAGCTAACCGATGGTATTAGTTTTTCCATATTCGACCAGGCAAATGTAACCAGTATGGTAATATTTACTACGGCATACGACGAATATGCTTTGCGTGCTTTTCAGGTTAACAGTATCGACTATTTACTAAAACCGATTAAGGAAGAGAAGCTGCGTTCATCCATCGAGAAATTCGAGCACATGGTAGCAGCATCATACGAAAAGTCCGAAAGTGCTCCCGATTACAAAGAGTTGCTACAGGCAATTACATCCGGAGAAAAGAAATACAGAAAGCGTTTTCTCATTAGCGGGGCAACATCGTATTTCAAACTTGGTGTGGAAGATGTGGCCTGGTTTTATACCGAAAACCGGGTTACAACAGCTGTTACTTTTCAGGGTAAAGAGCATGTAATTGATTTAACCATTGAAAAGCTCGAAGAGCAGCTCGACCCGGATCTGTTTTTTCGTACCAACCGAAGCTCGATTGTGCATATTAATGCCATCCGGAAATTCGAAAATCATTTTGGCGGAAAGTTAATTCTGAGATTGGTTCCACCTTTTGAAGAACCAATTACAATTAGTCGGTTAAAGGCAACCGAGTTTAAAGAATGGGTAGGGAAATAA
- a CDS encoding efflux RND transporter permease subunit codes for MLEKLLNQKAMISTILVAVLLGGIIAYNNIGKLEDAEIPIKAATVMTVYQGATAHEVELEITDPLEKAIQKLENIDEIKSVSRPGLSLITVYIQPAVKTPQLPQLWDHLRRKVNDAKGSLPVGAMEPIVNDDFADVYGILYAITADGYSRHELEKYTEYIERELLSVNGVRRSQIFGEQTESIDIVFSPEKLAGLNVNPLYIAAAIQNETAIINPGSIVTGDESIRVGVGKKITSIEEIENLLIQVPGGGNFRLGDIAIIKRSYLEPQTEALFYNDKAGLTLGLSNESGINVVKLGERLDKKLAELQKELPVGIEISQVYYQPDRVDDAVKDFMFNLAMSVGIVIIVLMFAMGYRSGLLISSGLIFTILGTLIIMLAIGLPLHRVTLAAIILAMGMLVDNAIVVADGILVDLKSGMDRSKAFVNTAKKTALPLLGATAVAILAFLPLRMSPDEAGEFLSSLFTVLIISLTLSWVFAMIQTPFNARYFYRKERPKGEHAETYDTGLYKVFGRFLKWAVRNKYMFALGSFGILIFAFWSFRFVKVDFMSKIDYDQFFIEYFLPQGADIEAVEADIKQIQEDVLKMDGVESITAAVGRPAARYLLMRHMPTGGSNYADLIVETENTDRVETLIPEIENYLNTNYPDAFFRVLEYGAAFADADIEAQFIGPDPAVLKDLANQAKRIFLEEPSAINVTDDWKNQTKKIVPSYSVERAQPLGLSRADMGNSILVATDGRPIGAIYEGDKMLPIVLRTDNKVAENMEQLLNIPVWGQQSRASVPLSQIVDTMKVTWDYELVHRLDNKRAIKAQCDAADGYTAAEVQAKFQDKVEAIPLPDGYELNWEGSTARSGEANSALFMFLPLAIGLMAIIIIGLFNNLKQPIIIFLVVPFAFVGIVLGLATTGVYLTFAGIIGALGLIGMMIKNAVVLLDEINQNIKGGKDRLKATIDAALSRLRPVMMASLTTILGMAPLITDSMFNSTAIVIMFGLAVGSIITLVVVPVLYTVLYGVDGSKLNELETKA; via the coding sequence ATGCTGGAAAAGTTACTGAATCAGAAAGCAATGATTTCCACCATACTGGTAGCAGTATTGTTGGGAGGAATAATTGCTTACAATAATATTGGAAAATTGGAGGATGCTGAAATTCCGATTAAGGCGGCCACCGTAATGACCGTTTATCAGGGAGCCACAGCACACGAAGTTGAACTGGAAATTACCGACCCGCTTGAAAAAGCCATTCAGAAACTAGAAAATATCGATGAGATAAAATCAGTTTCGCGGCCCGGTCTGTCGTTAATTACCGTTTACATTCAACCAGCGGTTAAAACACCGCAGTTGCCGCAACTTTGGGATCATCTTAGACGAAAGGTAAATGATGCAAAAGGTTCGTTGCCGGTGGGTGCCATGGAGCCGATAGTAAACGATGATTTTGCCGATGTGTACGGAATTTTATACGCGATTACCGCCGATGGATATTCGCGTCATGAGTTGGAAAAATACACCGAATACATCGAACGCGAGCTGTTAAGTGTTAATGGTGTTCGTCGCTCGCAAATCTTTGGAGAACAAACTGAATCCATCGACATTGTCTTCTCGCCTGAAAAACTGGCGGGTCTCAACGTAAATCCGCTTTATATTGCTGCGGCTATTCAAAACGAAACGGCTATTATCAATCCCGGTTCTATTGTTACCGGCGACGAGTCGATTCGTGTTGGAGTGGGCAAAAAAATTACTTCGATTGAAGAAATTGAAAATCTTTTGATACAAGTTCCGGGCGGAGGTAACTTTCGTTTGGGCGATATTGCAATAATAAAAAGATCTTATCTGGAGCCACAAACAGAGGCGCTTTTTTACAACGATAAAGCCGGTTTAACACTAGGCTTGTCGAACGAAAGTGGAATTAACGTAGTAAAATTGGGCGAACGACTGGATAAAAAGTTGGCCGAACTACAAAAAGAATTGCCCGTTGGAATTGAAATTAGTCAGGTTTATTATCAACCTGATCGTGTTGATGATGCCGTGAAGGATTTTATGTTTAACCTGGCTATGTCGGTGGGTATTGTAATAATAGTACTCATGTTCGCCATGGGCTACCGTTCGGGCTTATTAATCTCAAGTGGTTTAATTTTTACCATTCTGGGAACTTTGATTATAATGTTGGCCATTGGCTTACCATTGCATCGGGTAACGCTGGCAGCCATTATCCTGGCCATGGGGATGTTGGTTGACAACGCTATTGTTGTTGCCGATGGAATTCTGGTCGACCTGAAGTCGGGGATGGATAGAAGCAAAGCTTTTGTAAACACTGCAAAAAAAACAGCTCTGCCACTGCTGGGAGCTACAGCCGTTGCCATTCTGGCATTTCTGCCACTGCGTATGTCGCCTGATGAGGCCGGCGAATTTCTTTCTTCATTATTTACCGTGCTGATTATCTCGCTTACTTTAAGCTGGGTATTTGCCATGATACAAACACCTTTTAATGCCAGGTATTTTTACCGCAAGGAAAGGCCAAAAGGCGAACATGCTGAAACATACGACACCGGACTGTACAAGGTTTTTGGTAGATTTTTAAAATGGGCAGTTCGTAATAAATATATGTTTGCTCTTGGTTCGTTTGGCATCCTGATTTTTGCCTTCTGGTCGTTCCGCTTCGTAAAAGTCGACTTTATGTCGAAAATCGATTACGATCAGTTTTTTATCGAGTATTTTTTGCCACAGGGCGCCGATATTGAGGCGGTTGAGGCCGATATTAAACAAATTCAGGAAGATGTTCTGAAAATGGACGGAGTGGAATCGATTACAGCTGCTGTTGGTCGTCCGGCGGCCCGCTACCTGTTAATGCGCCATATGCCAACTGGCGGCTCAAATTATGCCGACCTTATTGTTGAAACAGAAAATACAGACCGCGTTGAAACGCTTATTCCAGAGATTGAAAACTACCTAAATACGAATTATCCGGATGCCTTTTTCAGGGTGTTGGAGTATGGTGCCGCATTTGCCGATGCCGATATTGAGGCACAGTTTATTGGCCCCGATCCTGCGGTTTTGAAGGATTTGGCTAATCAGGCAAAACGTATCTTTTTAGAAGAACCATCGGCTATAAATGTTACCGACGACTGGAAAAATCAAACTAAAAAAATTGTTCCTTCTTATTCGGTTGAACGGGCACAACCTTTGGGCTTGTCGCGTGCTGATATGGGTAACTCCATTTTGGTAGCCACTGACGGACGCCCAATTGGAGCCATTTACGAAGGCGATAAAATGCTGCCTATTGTATTGCGTACCGATAATAAGGTAGCTGAAAATATGGAGCAACTGCTCAATATTCCGGTTTGGGGGCAACAAAGCCGCGCAAGTGTGCCGCTTTCGCAAATTGTTGATACCATGAAAGTAACATGGGACTACGAACTTGTTCATCGTTTAGATAACAAGCGGGCTATTAAAGCACAATGCGATGCTGCTGATGGTTACACCGCTGCCGAAGTGCAGGCGAAGTTTCAGGATAAAGTTGAAGCCATTCCTTTGCCCGACGGTTACGAATTAAACTGGGAGGGATCTACTGCCCGTTCCGGTGAAGCCAACTCGGCGCTGTTTATGTTTCTGCCGCTGGCAATCGGGTTGATGGCAATTATTATCATCGGCTTATTTAATAACCTAAAACAGCCTATCATTATATTCCTTGTGGTGCCATTTGCATTTGTGGGTATTGTTCTTGGTCTGGCAACAACGGGTGTATACCTCACGTTTGCCGGTATTATTGGTGCTTTAGGATTAATTGGTATGATGATTAAAAATGCCGTGGTTCTACTCGATGAGATAAACCAGAACATCAAAGGAGGAAAAGATCGGTTAAAAGCAACGATCGACGCTGCGTTATCGCGTTTACGTCCGGTAATGATGGCCTCGCTAACAACAATCTTAGGTATGGCGCCGCTTATTACCGATTCGATGTTTAACTCAACAGCTATCGTAATCATGTTTGGTTTGGCTGTTGGTTCGATAATTACCCTTGTAGTTGTTCCGGTACTTTACACTGTTTTGTACGGTGTTGACGGGAGTAAATTAAACGAATTAGAGACAAAGGCATAA
- a CDS encoding efflux RND transporter periplasmic adaptor subunit — MKFRNIVFVLAAALVAFTGCKNSTGEETVAETIKNVKVETVTDGITQNSVTLNGKIKEKSLTSLSFRVGGPLLKLNVKQGDYVKQGEVIAQIDKRDYKLQVETTKAQFEQTEGEYERYKQLIEQNKIPENTFEKIKSGYLMTKTAYENAQNQLRDTELRAPFSGYIYEKFVENFQTVGAGTPIVSIIDNSHLEAVVSVSESQLKLVKNNKESYLSVDNAGISNFPVKLFSVGEKAMQDGLYEVKFLFENKKDLQVAPGMTAEVTVYNTANKNQLSVSASAIFHEKTSSYVWVFNPSTKKVEKREIKVALDGSKGRVNIVSGVNNGEQVVTAGVHYLVEGQKVQPIKTPSVTNIGGLL; from the coding sequence ATGAAATTCAGAAACATTGTGTTCGTATTAGCAGCAGCTCTGGTTGCTTTTACTGGTTGTAAAAACAGCACAGGAGAAGAGACTGTGGCCGAAACAATTAAAAATGTAAAGGTTGAAACTGTTACCGATGGCATAACTCAGAATTCGGTAACATTAAACGGAAAGATTAAGGAGAAAAGCCTTACCTCACTTTCTTTTCGTGTTGGTGGCCCGTTATTAAAACTAAATGTAAAACAAGGCGATTACGTAAAACAAGGCGAGGTTATTGCACAGATCGACAAGCGCGACTACAAACTACAGGTAGAAACCACAAAAGCGCAGTTTGAGCAAACGGAAGGTGAATATGAACGCTACAAACAGTTGATTGAGCAAAACAAAATTCCGGAAAATACTTTTGAAAAGATTAAGTCGGGATACCTGATGACAAAAACAGCTTACGAAAATGCACAAAATCAATTGCGCGACACCGAGCTAAGAGCACCTTTTTCTGGTTATATCTACGAGAAATTTGTAGAGAATTTTCAAACAGTTGGCGCCGGAACACCGATTGTTTCCATTATCGACAACTCGCATCTTGAAGCTGTTGTATCGGTTTCTGAAAGTCAGCTAAAGCTTGTAAAAAACAATAAAGAAAGTTACCTGAGCGTGGATAATGCAGGTATTAGTAACTTCCCGGTAAAACTGTTTAGCGTTGGTGAGAAAGCTATGCAGGATGGTTTATACGAGGTGAAATTTTTGTTCGAGAATAAAAAGGATTTGCAAGTGGCTCCGGGAATGACCGCAGAAGTAACCGTTTATAATACAGCCAATAAAAATCAACTTTCGGTTTCAGCTTCGGCAATTTTCCACGAAAAAACTAGCTCTTACGTTTGGGTATTTAATCCTTCAACAAAAAAGGTTGAAAAGCGTGAAATTAAAGTTGCGCTCGACGGAAGTAAGGGGCGTGTAAATATTGTTTCGGGGGTAAACAACGGCGAACAGGTTGTAACTGCCGGAGTGCATTACCTGGTGGAAGGCCAAAAGGTTCAACCCATTAAAACTCCATCAGTAACTAACATTGGAGGGTTATTGTAA
- a CDS encoding TolC family protein encodes MNQSIKYIVGTVFFLFAVFGNTFAQKVMTLEDCREQAIAFNKELKNAALQNREAQVNQEVARTAYLPSVAFSSSLMHRPGMDAINMPGHFLPTADSEDAALNGDFSGTSNVWSPGINIDLGSLTLINSGFEVTQAIYAGGKIRYSNKQADAGVTIADMALNMKYSEVIEETDKAFWQVATVEENIIIAEEYIKMLTELEEQMTAMYEVGLQPASEKLRVTVKKNEADLNLLKARNGLKVAKMYLNQILGQPLDTEIKISRDVNPEVKLFNLEDGLVQASNKRNELKILEKQKEISELDAKITRADYLPTIGVSAQYTSFWVKDLYEEIDFQPMLAAQVSIPIFQWGQGKKKQRAAQLKVQQAETDLQHTNDLINLEVMQVKVQVEEAYESILLAQKSVAEAEESMSETEASFEVGLNTITDLLNAQAQWVQAKAQLTQTIASFEVLKTRWKSVTGNLYMPEDEN; translated from the coding sequence ATGAATCAATCAATAAAATATATAGTCGGTACAGTTTTCTTTTTGTTTGCAGTGTTTGGCAACACCTTCGCACAAAAAGTAATGACACTGGAAGATTGCCGCGAGCAAGCCATTGCGTTCAATAAAGAATTAAAAAATGCAGCTTTACAAAACCGCGAAGCACAGGTAAATCAGGAGGTGGCCAGAACGGCTTATTTACCTTCGGTTGCCTTCTCGTCATCCTTAATGCATCGTCCGGGAATGGATGCGATAAACATGCCGGGGCATTTTTTACCAACTGCCGACAGCGAAGATGCTGCTTTGAATGGTGATTTTTCAGGAACCAGCAATGTGTGGAGTCCTGGAATTAATATTGATTTGGGAAGCTTAACGCTTATAAATAGCGGTTTCGAAGTTACTCAGGCAATTTATGCCGGTGGAAAAATACGCTACTCGAATAAGCAGGCCGATGCCGGAGTTACTATTGCTGATATGGCTTTGAATATGAAATATTCGGAAGTGATTGAAGAGACTGATAAAGCATTCTGGCAGGTAGCAACCGTTGAAGAGAATATTATAATTGCCGAAGAATATATTAAAATGCTTACCGAGCTGGAAGAGCAAATGACGGCGATGTACGAAGTGGGATTACAGCCGGCAAGTGAAAAATTGCGGGTAACTGTAAAGAAAAACGAAGCCGATTTAAACCTCTTAAAAGCCCGAAATGGATTAAAAGTGGCCAAAATGTACCTGAACCAGATTTTAGGTCAGCCATTGGATACTGAAATTAAAATAAGCCGCGATGTTAATCCCGAAGTAAAATTGTTTAACCTGGAAGACGGATTAGTACAGGCCAGTAACAAACGAAACGAGCTCAAAATTCTTGAAAAACAAAAAGAGATTTCAGAATTGGATGCCAAAATTACACGTGCCGATTATTTGCCAACCATTGGCGTTAGTGCACAATACACCAGCTTCTGGGTAAAAGATTTGTACGAGGAAATTGATTTTCAACCTATGCTGGCGGCGCAGGTTTCCATTCCTATTTTTCAGTGGGGGCAAGGAAAAAAGAAACAACGTGCAGCCCAATTAAAGGTACAACAGGCCGAAACCGATTTGCAACATACAAATGATTTGATTAATCTTGAGGTGATGCAGGTAAAGGTGCAGGTTGAGGAAGCTTACGAATCCATTCTTTTGGCGCAAAAAAGTGTTGCAGAGGCCGAGGAAAGCATGAGCGAAACCGAGGCCAGTTTCGAGGTAGGGTTAAATACAATCACTGATTTGTTGAATGCACAGGCACAGTGGGTTCAGGCTAAAGCGCAGTTAACGCAAACCATTGCCAGTTTCGAGGTGCTTAAAACCAGATGGAAAAGTGTAACCGGAAACTTATATATGCCTGAAGACGAAAATTAG
- a CDS encoding glycosyltransferase family 2 protein: MKTSIIVCTYNEEKTIFNVVASCCKHNPEAEVIVVDDGSTDGTENVLKTLSIHYHFEYLKLPENYGKSYAMACGVEFASNEIVLFINANLVHLRKEHFTTMLAPIRNCQADMVIGNPASFTINYAADPYETGMSEKAMLRADLLPILKDMKEILFGVEAFFTIYYQALGKCVSYQALNYLERTVPQLHNQNVKVRNEGDKEIANALISNFDLMMKRVQNNIQNSQNYTQSTISSVQLQLNKYMKHLRERITSVEPV; encoded by the coding sequence ATGAAAACAAGCATTATTGTTTGTACCTACAACGAAGAAAAAACCATTTTTAACGTGGTGGCTTCGTGTTGCAAACACAATCCTGAAGCCGAGGTAATTGTGGTTGACGATGGGTCGACCGATGGAACGGAGAATGTTCTGAAAACCTTGTCCATTCACTATCATTTCGAGTATTTAAAGCTGCCTGAAAACTATGGAAAGAGTTATGCAATGGCCTGTGGCGTTGAGTTTGCCAGCAACGAAATTGTGTTGTTTATCAATGCCAATCTGGTTCATTTGCGAAAAGAACATTTCACCACCATGTTAGCTCCGATTCGAAATTGCCAGGCCGACATGGTTATTGGCAACCCGGCCAGTTTTACCATTAATTATGCCGCTGATCCGTATGAAACGGGTATGAGCGAAAAAGCCATGCTAAGAGCTGATCTACTCCCCATTTTGAAAGATATGAAAGAGATTCTTTTTGGGGTTGAAGCGTTCTTTACTATTTATTATCAGGCTTTAGGAAAATGCGTTAGTTACCAGGCGTTAAATTATTTGGAGCGGACAGTGCCTCAATTGCACAACCAAAATGTTAAAGTGCGGAACGAGGGCGATAAAGAAATTGCCAATGCACTGATCTCCAATTTCGACCTGATGATGAAGCGTGTGCAAAACAATATTCAGAATTCGCAGAATTATACCCAATCAACCATTTCGAGTGTACAGTTGCAGCTGAACAAATATATGAAGCATTTGAGGGAACGTATAACAAGTGTTGAACCGGTATAG
- a CDS encoding phosphoribosyltransferase, which yields MVPLSFKEITERLRIIEFPKIDVVIGIGTGGVPAATMVAYHLDTELLVMTLNYRDEKNNPRYNEPKVLEKANWDLDGKRILLVDDVSVSGKTMEAALSQLKGLNVKTCAMKGRADYVLFPEIKDCVKWPWKP from the coding sequence ATGGTTCCATTATCGTTTAAAGAAATAACAGAACGACTAAGAATAATTGAATTCCCTAAAATTGATGTGGTAATTGGCATTGGTACCGGCGGTGTTCCGGCAGCAACAATGGTAGCTTATCATCTTGATACCGAATTATTGGTGATGACATTGAATTACCGCGATGAAAAAAATAACCCGCGCTACAACGAGCCCAAAGTACTTGAAAAAGCTAACTGGGATTTGGACGGGAAACGTATTTTGTTGGTTGACGATGTATCTGTATCAGGAAAAACCATGGAGGCTGCGTTAAGTCAGTTAAAAGGATTGAATGTAAAAACCTGCGCCATGAAAGGAAGAGCCGATTATGTGTTGTTTCCCGAAATTAAAGACTGTGTAAAATGGCCGTGGAAACCTTGA